The DNA segment TTATCGCCGCCTCGGCCAATGTAGACAACCGGGACCCCGCAGCCGTAGGCATGGATCTGGTGACCGAACTGCGTGAATGCGAAATAAAGCGCGCCATGTCGAACAGCTTCGGCTTCGGCGGCACCAATGCCTGTCTGGTTTTCGATAAGGTGTAGGCCGAAAGCCCAACAGGGGCCTGCCTAACGGGGGCCTGCCTAACGGGCGCCTCTCTCTTTGCAACACCTCCCCGGCAATCCCTTACCTCTCCGCTTCCAGGCGCTCAAGCCAAAGCTCCACCTGCCGGGTGAGGCCCTGGCGCCAGCTGTGCTGCTGGATGCCAAACACATCGCGCAGCTTGCCGCAGGCGAGAACAACACTGCGGTCTCGCCGCTTGCCGCTATCCTCCAGTGGGTTCAGCTGCACCAGGCGCTCTTCGTCATAGAAGGACCGGGCCCGCTCCACAACCTCCAAAGCAAACTCCATCGCAGTACAGCTGTCGGAGCTGCCATAGTGGTATATCCCGCTGGCACAGGCTCCACTGGCCAACTGCTGTGACACTGCCACCACCACACGCGCCAAATCCAAAGCAGTGACCGGATTGCCGCTGCTACAGCTGTCCAGGGCGATGGGCTCGCCCGTAACAAAACTGTGCAACACCCGCCCCAACAGTGCATCCCGGCTGCTGTCCACCACCCAACCGAATCTCAAAATAGTCAGATGATCCAAGCCGCCCAGGGCCCGTTCACAAGTCAGCCACTGTCGCCCGCAACGGGCGCGGGGCTCCGCTGCCTCGTCTTCATCGTAGTGACGGCGTTCTCCGCCGGCAAAGACCTGATAGGAGGAGAGGTGGATCACATGCGCACAGGGGTTCTGCGCGAGCAGTCTGGCCACCTGTAGCGCCTCCGGCTGCGCATCGGCGCAGGCCGAGGCATTGATCACAAGAGAGCCCGGGCGCAATTGTTCGAGTTCAGACGGGGCCAACAGCTGGGTGCGCAGGCCGGCACGCTGCAGGCGTTTCTGCAACGCGCCGTCAATTTCATTGCCGGCCGTGATAACCGCAACGGTGCCCGGTCTGTAGCCGGAGCTCAGTTCAGACACTGGACAGGCCAGCCTCAGAAGGGAATATCGTCGTCAAAGCTGTTGTCGAACCCACCGGCGGAGCCCTGGTTGGGCTGCTGCTTGTTGGGTGGTGCCGCCGGCGAAGGGGCGGTATTTGCCGGTGCAAAGGCGCCCTGACCACCCGTGGGGTGTGCACCGGTATCGGCGGCGCCCATTCCGGCACCACTCACACCCTGGCCAAAGCCGCCCGCTTCACCGCGGCCGTCGAGCATCTGCATCTCACTGGCGACAATCTCAGTGCTGTAGCGATCCTGGCCGGTGCTCTTGTCCTGCCACTTGCGTGTGCGCAATGCTCCCTCAATATACACTTTGGAACCCTTGCGCAGGTACTCTCCTGCAATTTCGGCCAGGCGGTTGAAGAACACCACCCGGTGCCACTCGGTGCGTTCCTGCTGCTGGCCAGTCTGCTTGTCTTTCCAGCTCTCACTGGTGGCCAGGCTTACGTTGGTTACGGCACCCCCACTCGGCATATACCGGGTTTCCGGATCATTGCCCAGATTGCCAATCAAAATAACTTTATTAATTCCCCTGGCCATGGCCCTCTCCTCTCTTCAACCCGGGTCCCGCCCGGGGCAATTATGATTCAGACGTTACCTGTGCACGCCTGCTCAAGCACTGCCGTTGCGCGATCGCCCCGGCAGGCAATCAGTGTA comes from the Microbulbifer sp. MI-G genome and includes:
- a CDS encoding sugar nucleotide-binding protein, whose translation is MSELSSGYRPGTVAVITAGNEIDGALQKRLQRAGLRTQLLAPSELEQLRPGSLVINASACADAQPEALQVARLLAQNPCAHVIHLSSYQVFAGGERRHYDEDEAAEPRARCGRQWLTCERALGGLDHLTILRFGWVVDSSRDALLGRVLHSFVTGEPIALDSCSSGNPVTALDLARVVVAVSQQLASGACASGIYHYGSSDSCTAMEFALEVVERARSFYDEERLVQLNPLEDSGKRRDRSVVLACGKLRDVFGIQQHSWRQGLTRQVELWLERLEAER
- the ssb gene encoding single-stranded DNA-binding protein, which gives rise to MARGINKVILIGNLGNDPETRYMPSGGAVTNVSLATSESWKDKQTGQQQERTEWHRVVFFNRLAEIAGEYLRKGSKVYIEGALRTRKWQDKSTGQDRYSTEIVASEMQMLDGRGEAGGFGQGVSGAGMGAADTGAHPTGGQGAFAPANTAPSPAAPPNKQQPNQGSAGGFDNSFDDDIPF